TAATCAGTGCTTTAAATGATGAGTTGATACAAATCAGTGCGTTTAATCAAAAAGTGGACGATTATGTGGTGAAACCATTTTCGATAACTATTCTTGAGCATAAGATTAATGCTGTATTAAGGAGGGTGTATCAAGTTGCACCGAAGATTATTGAAACACCTAACCTAAAACTAATTCCTGAAAACTATGAATTATATTATCAAGATTCTCTAGTTGATTTAACAGCCAAAGAGTTTGAAATCGTCCATTTAATGGTGAGTCACCCAGGTCGCGTTTTTTCGCGGGAGGAAATATTGACGATTTTATGGGGTTATGATTATTTTGGAGATGTACGCAATATTGATGTGCATATTAAAAACATCCGTAAGAAAATCTATCCTGAACTCATAAAAACAGTGAAATCCATTGGTTATAAGATAGGAAAAGAAAATCTATGAAACAATCATTATTTTGGCGTATTTGGTTCTTAACAGCTACAGCGATTATTGTTAGTGCAATGCTTTTTTTGGTGGTCTTTTCCCTGTTTGCGAATCAGTTCATTTATAATTCTCAGCTTAATGCTTTTACAAATTCGGTGGAAGAGATACGTTTACAAGTTGAAGATACAGATACACTGGATGAGACGTTTATTAACGAAGTACTCTTTGATTATGAACAAAGAGGCTTTTCATTTATGATTATTAACAATGATATTTATTTGAAATATCCAATCCCTGGAATTATTGTAGATGCATCAGAAACAGAATCGCATCTTTTTTATCAGATTAACACCAATCGGGGACCGCTTATCCAATCTTTGGACAAGAGCACGACCTTGATTGAAAACATTCCAATAAATAACGCTGAATTATTAGTTTATTATCCTATTTCGTTTGGAACAAGTGATATGCGGTCAATGTTTGAAACCATTTTACCTTTGTTTGCGGTCATTAGTCTGATTGTCGCGACGATTGTATCACTACTCTATTCCTTGTACTTCAGAAAACGCATCAAAGGTATTCAGCTGATGTTGGAAGAAATGGCTACCTTAACTTATGAACCGCCACAAGAAGCGTTTGAAGGCGATGAGATTGAACAACTTAAAGTCAATATCATTGTGATGTACGAGCGTTTACGCCAAACATTAGAGCAACTGCAAAATGAAATCGACGTCGTGAAGCGTTTTGAAAATGATCGCTTGTTATTTATGCGAGGTTCAATTCATGAGTTAAAAACACCATTAATGATTATGATGACTCAATCCAAAAATGCCATTGAGGCATCCGAATCGGATAAAGAATTATTGACGATGTTGTATTCGAAAATGGAAGCAATGAACAAACTTATCAATGAAGTCTTAGCCTTATCAAAAGTAGAAGATATCAAATCATTAGAACCTATCAATATCACAGAAGTTATCACAGAGGTTCTAGCTGAGTATGAGTATATGATATCGGATAAAATGATTAGTTTGACAAAAGATGATACCCCCATTTATGCAAACTTATCATTATCCGCAGCTAAAAAAATTGTATCTAACTTGCTGAGTAACGCGGTTAAATATGTGCCGAATGGTGGAGAAATTGTGATTGAACACCGTGATCAAACCATCGTTTTTCGCAATACCGTCCAAAACAATTTGCAGCTAGACATGAATCGCATATTAGAACCATTTGTCAGTTTTGACAATGATGACGACTCAGAATTATCAGGTAGTGGGCTTGGTCTCTATATCGTCGCAACATTCCTAACACACTACAACCTAACGTACGACTGTTACTTAGAAGACAATTGGTTCATCTTTAACATCCACCTTTAATAAATACCTCTGCAACACTTTAAGCCCGGCAGGAGACTGCCGGGCTTTTGGTCGGTAGGTTGGTAGCTTGCGCGACAAAGGGTATGCGGATGGCGGATGGGAAGAAGCTTGAATGGGTAGCGCAGGTGTTTAGGCGCACTCGGATAAGGCTTTGAAATGGTAGCGCTCCAATCCGTGTCATCGGAGTATGTAACCATCAGTCTATGATAGCCCACCTATGGAGGAAATCCCCAATAATTATTAGGCAAATAGTTATTCGGGTCATTGCTCAGATAGCAGTGACCAGATACAGATGTATGCGGGAAGTGAGCGGACGTTATGTAAAGCGAGTCGGTCATCAAACACCTAATTTCATGACCGAATAAAGCTAATCTGTCATCTGCTCGAGTAGCAAAAGACAGAATAGCTCTAATCTGTCATCTGCTCAAGGAGCAAAAGACAGATTAACTTGATTCTGACCAAAATCTGGGTAAAAGTAAGTGGAAAATGAGAAAATGTTATTGTCACTCAGATATTTCCATGTGACAATAACTTAGATGAGCATTGATAGACGGTCTGTCACTTCCCACTCACAATCGGATGAGTCTCCAAACCAAAAGCGCGCCACCACCCACAACTTTCAGCCCTCGAAGACTCAGCGCCCCTACCCACAGCCCCCAACCCCACGATTAAACCCACCAAAAAGGCGGATATAAGCCAGCTTCTGCTTGCCAATATCCGCCTTCATTGAAACCCTAAACTTAAACCCTAACCCTACTTAATTATCTATTCGTCATCTTCGTCAACATTGTCGTCGCCATCAAAAGGATCTTGGCCAAGGAAGGCTTGTAGCATCCAAATGTTTTTATCTAAGCTAGCCTTGTAGTTAATTAAACCGTCTTCTAAAGCGGCGTTGCCTTCTTCGGCTGCTAGACTAATCGCTCGGATGGTTAACTCGCGCGTGCTTCTTAAGTCTTCAACAATATTAGCCACCATTTCTTCAGCAGATAAATATTTATCGGCAGCATCTTCTTTTAACATGGAATAATTAACTAACTCAGCTGTCGTTGAAGCGGGTTTAAACCCAGAAGCTATCAATAATTCGGCCAAACTATCGAAAGCAGCTTCATTGGCATCATATAACGCTTCAAATTTTTCATGCAAAGTATAGAATTGAGGTCCTTTAACATACCAGTGATATTGATGGAGTTTCACGTGTAGTGTATGAATGTTCCCTAAAATATGGTCGATAATAGCGGCAGCGTTAATTTTGGTGTGATGGATATGTTCTTTGTAGGCTTGTTCTTGGGCTAATAATTCTTGCGGTGTTTTATTTTGACTCATTTAAATCGCTCCTTTATTTATTCTACTTAAAGTATACGTCCCCTTTAATCATCCTACCTTGATCTAAATCAAGTTTTTGCTCACGCCTAGGCGGTGATATTTATTTAAATAAATATTCTCAGAAATAAACTTTTACTTAAATTTGGCCTTAAGTGAAAACAGAAATATTTCTTCATAGCATGTGGCTCTATTGTTCGTTATAATATTAAGCAGAGAAACAAGAAAGGAAGTGAATAAGCATGAGTTATCAAGCTCTGTATCGGGTGTGGCGACCACAAACCTTTGATGAAATGGTTGGCCAAGATATGATTGCCGAAACACTTAAAAATGCCGTAAAAAACCAACAACTCAGCCATGCTTATTTATTCACTGGACCTAGAGGGACAGGGAAAACCAGTGCGGCTAAAATTTTAGCCAAAGCCGTTAATTGTCCCAACCAAACCGATGGAAACCCATGTAATGAATGCGAGATTTGCCAAGCCATTACGCAAGGGCAACTGAGTGATGTGATTGAAATTGACGCGGCCAGTAATAACGGGGTCGAAGAGATTCGTGACCTCCGTGATAAAGTTCGCTATGCGCCAACCCAAGCGGATTATAAAGTCTACATCATTGATGAAGTGCATATGCTGACAACCGCGGCGTTCAATGCCTTGCTAAAGACCTTGGAAGAGCCGCCTGAGCAAGTGATTTTTGTGTTAGCTACAACGGAACCCCATAAAATTCCAGCGACCATTATTTCACGGACGCAACGGTTTGACTTTCAGCGCATCCAAAACAAAGACCTTATTGACCGCATGGCCTTTATTTTAGAGAGTGATGAAATCGATTATGATGATGAAGCCCTAGCCATTATCGCGCGCGCCTCCAATGGTGGGATGCGTGACAGTTTGAGTCTTCTTGATCAATCGATTTCATATAATCAGCAACGAGTTAGTACCCAAACAGCTTTGCAAGTATCGGGAAGTCTTAACCAACAAACTTTTGTCGACTATATTTTAGCGATTTATCAACATGATAGTAGTCAGGCAATTATGATTGTGGAAGAGCAATTGCAAAAAGGCAAGCAAGCCAGTCGTTTTATTGAAGAGTTGATTTTATTTAGTCGAGATATGTTGCTAACCCAGTTTTCCAAAACCAATCACACCTTGTTAACGCAAGAAGAGTTGGATACCATCCGCAATCAAATTCCGGCAGACTACTATTACCGCATGATTGATCAGCTTAACCACGCCCAAAACCAAATGCGCTTTTCAAATCAGCCCGATATTTATTTGGAAGTGGCCACGATACAGTTAGCACAAGATGAGGATCAGCCGACGAACAGCCCGCAGCCATCCACACCAAATGTTCAAGCCTTACAAGACCGCGTGGCGGAGTTGGAGGAGCAAATTGCCTTTATCCAAACCCAATTGAAGGGTCAAGACCAAAGGATTACTGCGGCCCAGCAGTCGCAGCCAACCCCGAAGGTAGCGCCGCTTAATGAAAACACCGCTAATGAAAATAAATATCAGGAAACAGCGCAAGAGGTGGAGTTAACCCCTCGTCAACGCCCTCAGCGAAACAATGTGCGCTACGCCTTGCGCCTAAACCATGTGTATCAAATTTTAAATGAGGCCACACGCAGAGATATTCAAACCATAAAAGCAGAGTGGACGAATGTCTTAAATCAGATTGCCCCGATTGAACGAGCCAAATTAGCTGGGACTAAAGTAAATGCAGCCAGTCCTACGCATGTGTTAATCAGCTTTGAAAATGAACAATTTGCAGCCAATTTCCAAAATAACACAGACCTACAAGCCCGCCTCCAAGAACTATTAGAAGCACTTACTGGCCAAGCTTATCAAGTTGAAGTCATGTTGGAAACGGAATGGGCACGAACCCGACAAAATTATAAAATTTTGCGCCAACAAAACAATGGGCAACCTATTCCGATTAAGTTGGAAGAGGAAGAGACCGAGGTATCTGACAAGCCTAAACCAACAGCTACCAAGCAGCCGGAAATGCCATCCATGGCTGATTTGCTACCCAAAGTCAATGAAGCTGTACAAACGCCAACTAATGATGAGCCGGCCGATCAACAAGACCCGTATGGTGACTTACCCGAACCTCCAGTAAATCCTGACGATAGCATGGATTTTGCTGACATGGATGTTGACCCATCCAATTTTGATGAAGCCACCAACTATGCGGTGGAAGAAATACCTGAAGTGATTAGCCAAGCTCAACAGCTTTTTGGGGCTGAAAATGTGACGATTTATTATGATCGGTAAGCCTCACAACTTACCAACCAACCAAAGAGACTTATTTGAGTGAAATGCCCATAAATGTTATGATAGAGTATAGAAAAAGATACAAAAGTGAAAAGCAGAATTATTTATTTGAAGGAGCGATTTGTACGATGCGTGGAATGGGAAATATGGGAAATATGCAAGGGATGATGCAGAAAGTCCAAAAAATGCAAAAGGATATGCAGAAAGAACAAGCAGAAATTGAAGCATCTGTTTTTGAAGCGAGTGATACTAATCAACTGATTACAGTAAAAATGACCGGTAAAAAAGAAATCGTTGAATTAGAAATTGCACCCGATTTAGTCGATCCTGACGATATTGAGATGTTACAAGATTTAATTATTGCAACCGTGAATGATGCGATTCAGCAAGTGGATGAAACGACCGAAAAACGCTTGGGCAAATACACCCAAGGTATGAATCTACCGTTTTAACCCCCTAATAAATATCACCCAAAGAAAGAAGCGTTGAAGAATGCAGTATCCTGCGCCAATCGCAAAATTAATTAATAGTTTTACCAAGTTACCCGGCATTGGAGCAAAAACAGCTGCACGTTTAGCGTTTTATGTGATTGATATGCCTGAAACAGATGTCACTGAATTTGCCCAAGCCTTAGTCAATGTTAAACGTGATTTAACGGTCTGCGAGATTTGTGGCAATATATCGGATACCAATCCGTGTCAAATTTGCCAAGATGAAAGTCGTGACCAATCGATGGTTTTAGTTGTTGAAGATGCACGGGACGTTATGTCACTAGAGCGTATGCAAGAATATCATGGCTTGTATCATGTCTTAAACGGGGTGCTGTCACCTATGGAAGGTGTAGGACCAGAGGACTTAAATGTGCCTGCGTTGATTAATCGTTTGCATGATGAAACCATTCAAGAAGTTATTATTGCAACCAATGCAACGGCTGAAGGGGAAGCGACTGCCATGTATCTGGCTCGGCTTTTAAAACCGGCTGGGATAAAGGTAACCCGTTTAGCACACGGTTTGTCCGTAGGTAGTGACATTGAATATGCGGATGAGATGACTTTATACCGCGCCATTGAAGGAAGAAGAGAAATTTAACTGAGAGGTTTGAAAGGATATAGCATGCAGTCAGGCAAATTTATTACGATAGAAGGCCCAGATGGAGCCGGAAAAACAACCGTTATTAAAAAATTAGTTGAAAAATTAACCGCACGCGGGATGATAGAATTATTTGTTACTAGAGAACCTGGTGGGAGTGCGATTTCAGAACAGATTCGCGAGGTGATTTTAGACGTTAACAACACAGCCATGGATGCTCGGACGGAAGCTCTTTTGTACGCAGCAGCAAGACGCCAACATTTAGTGGAAAAAATAATCCCTGCCTTAGAAGCGGGTAAGTTAGTTATTTGCGATCGTTTTATTGATAGTTCGTTGGCGTATCAAGGCATTGCCCGGAATATTCCCACCGATGAAATTTGGGCTATTAATCGTTTTGCTATTCAAGATTATTTACCTGATTTGACTTTGTTAATTGATGTGCCTGCTGAAGTAGGTTTGAAACGTATTTATGCTGCTAAAGACAATCGTCAGTTTGACCGGCTGGATCAAGAAGGACTGGCTTTTCACAATATGGTTCGCCAAGCTTTCTTAAGCTTTGAAAAAGAAGAAGAACGTATGATTTTAATTGATGGGACGCAAGATATCGATACTGTTGTTGATGATTGTATTCAAGTGTTAGAAACACATAAGATGATTTAAACGAGGAGGAATTATCATGAAATTAATTATTGCTATTGTTCAAGACCAAGATCAAAATGTCCTAAGTAACGCTTTTTATGAGTCCAATGTGCGTGCGACCAAATT
This window of the Fundicoccus culcitae genome carries:
- a CDS encoding response regulator transcription factor, whose protein sequence is MEYHILCIEDDALISQYIADSLEKVGYVVTIAHDGETAMNLFDSQTFHLVLLDMMLPKKSGQECLIEIRKKSDVPIIVISALNDELIQISAFNQKVDDYVVKPFSITILEHKINAVLRRVYQVAPKIIETPNLKLIPENYELYYQDSLVDLTAKEFEIVHLMVSHPGRVFSREEILTILWGYDYFGDVRNIDVHIKNIRKKIYPELIKTVKSIGYKIGKENL
- a CDS encoding sensor histidine kinase; amino-acid sequence: MKQSLFWRIWFLTATAIIVSAMLFLVVFSLFANQFIYNSQLNAFTNSVEEIRLQVEDTDTLDETFINEVLFDYEQRGFSFMIINNDIYLKYPIPGIIVDASETESHLFYQINTNRGPLIQSLDKSTTLIENIPINNAELLVYYPISFGTSDMRSMFETILPLFAVISLIVATIVSLLYSLYFRKRIKGIQLMLEEMATLTYEPPQEAFEGDEIEQLKVNIIVMYERLRQTLEQLQNEIDVVKRFENDRLLFMRGSIHELKTPLMIMMTQSKNAIEASESDKELLTMLYSKMEAMNKLINEVLALSKVEDIKSLEPINITEVITEVLAEYEYMISDKMISLTKDDTPIYANLSLSAAKKIVSNLLSNAVKYVPNGGEIVIEHRDQTIVFRNTVQNNLQLDMNRILEPFVSFDNDDDSELSGSGLGLYIVATFLTHYNLTYDCYLEDNWFIFNIHL
- a CDS encoding Dps family protein, yielding MSQNKTPQELLAQEQAYKEHIHHTKINAAAIIDHILGNIHTLHVKLHQYHWYVKGPQFYTLHEKFEALYDANEAAFDSLAELLIASGFKPASTTAELVNYSMLKEDAADKYLSAEEMVANIVEDLRSTRELTIRAISLAAEEGNAALEDGLINYKASLDKNIWMLQAFLGQDPFDGDDNVDEDDE
- the dnaX gene encoding DNA polymerase III subunit gamma/tau, which translates into the protein MSYQALYRVWRPQTFDEMVGQDMIAETLKNAVKNQQLSHAYLFTGPRGTGKTSAAKILAKAVNCPNQTDGNPCNECEICQAITQGQLSDVIEIDAASNNGVEEIRDLRDKVRYAPTQADYKVYIIDEVHMLTTAAFNALLKTLEEPPEQVIFVLATTEPHKIPATIISRTQRFDFQRIQNKDLIDRMAFILESDEIDYDDEALAIIARASNGGMRDSLSLLDQSISYNQQRVSTQTALQVSGSLNQQTFVDYILAIYQHDSSQAIMIVEEQLQKGKQASRFIEELILFSRDMLLTQFSKTNHTLLTQEELDTIRNQIPADYYYRMIDQLNHAQNQMRFSNQPDIYLEVATIQLAQDEDQPTNSPQPSTPNVQALQDRVAELEEQIAFIQTQLKGQDQRITAAQQSQPTPKVAPLNENTANENKYQETAQEVELTPRQRPQRNNVRYALRLNHVYQILNEATRRDIQTIKAEWTNVLNQIAPIERAKLAGTKVNAASPTHVLISFENEQFAANFQNNTDLQARLQELLEALTGQAYQVEVMLETEWARTRQNYKILRQQNNGQPIPIKLEEEETEVSDKPKPTATKQPEMPSMADLLPKVNEAVQTPTNDEPADQQDPYGDLPEPPVNPDDSMDFADMDVDPSNFDEATNYAVEEIPEVISQAQQLFGAENVTIYYDR
- a CDS encoding YbaB/EbfC family nucleoid-associated protein, which encodes MRGMGNMGNMQGMMQKVQKMQKDMQKEQAEIEASVFEASDTNQLITVKMTGKKEIVELEIAPDLVDPDDIEMLQDLIIATVNDAIQQVDETTEKRLGKYTQGMNLPF
- the recR gene encoding recombination mediator RecR → MQYPAPIAKLINSFTKLPGIGAKTAARLAFYVIDMPETDVTEFAQALVNVKRDLTVCEICGNISDTNPCQICQDESRDQSMVLVVEDARDVMSLERMQEYHGLYHVLNGVLSPMEGVGPEDLNVPALINRLHDETIQEVIIATNATAEGEATAMYLARLLKPAGIKVTRLAHGLSVGSDIEYADEMTLYRAIEGRREI
- the tmk gene encoding dTMP kinase, with the protein product MQSGKFITIEGPDGAGKTTVIKKLVEKLTARGMIELFVTREPGGSAISEQIREVILDVNNTAMDARTEALLYAAARRQHLVEKIIPALEAGKLVICDRFIDSSLAYQGIARNIPTDEIWAINRFAIQDYLPDLTLLIDVPAEVGLKRIYAAKDNRQFDRLDQEGLAFHNMVRQAFLSFEKEEERMILIDGTQDIDTVVDDCIQVLETHKMI